A single Fusobacterium hominis DNA region contains:
- a CDS encoding TatD family hydrolase, protein MKLIDSHAHMDNDAFDCDREEVFQRIEEKMDFIVNIGYDLESSKKSVEYANKYDFVYATVGFHPDEISGYSQESLEILEDLAQDPKVVAIGEIGLDYHWMTHPKEVQQDIFRKQLNFARKIGKPVVIHSREAMEDTINILNEFPDIKGIFHCYPGSVESAKGLVDRFYLGIGGVLTFKNAKKLIEVVKEIPLEKLVLETDCPYMTPAPFRGKRNEPLYVEYVARKIAEIKNIDFETVAEITNKNTRIVYGISEEIK, encoded by the coding sequence ATGAAGCTTATAGATTCACATGCACATATGGATAATGATGCTTTTGATTGTGATAGAGAAGAAGTTTTCCAAAGAATAGAAGAAAAAATGGATTTCATTGTAAATATAGGTTACGATTTAGAAAGTAGTAAAAAAAGTGTTGAATATGCAAATAAATATGACTTTGTCTATGCTACAGTTGGATTTCATCCAGATGAAATATCAGGTTATTCACAAGAAAGTCTAGAAATATTGGAAGATTTAGCACAAGATCCTAAAGTTGTAGCAATAGGAGAAATAGGATTAGACTATCACTGGATGACACATCCTAAAGAAGTGCAACAAGATATATTTAGAAAACAACTAAATTTTGCTAGAAAAATTGGAAAACCAGTAGTCATTCATTCAAGAGAAGCTATGGAAGATACAATTAATATATTAAATGAATTTCCAGATATAAAAGGAATATTTCATTGTTATCCTGGCTCAGTAGAATCTGCAAAAGGCTTAGTAGATAGATTCTATTTAGGAATTGGAGGAGTATTAACTTTTAAAAATGCAAAAAAATTAATAGAAGTTGTAAAGGAAATTCCCCTAGAAAAACTAGTGCTAGAAACAGATTGTCCATATATGACTCCAGCTCCTTTTAGAGGAAAACGAAATGAGCCTTTATATGTTGAGTATGTGGCTAGAAAAATTGCTGAGATAAAAAATATTGATTTTGAAACAGTTGCAGAGATTACAAATAAAAATACAAGAATTGTATATGGAATAAGTGAGGAAATTAAATGA
- the gltX gene encoding glutamate--tRNA ligase yields the protein MEKKVRTRIAPSPTGDPHVGTAYIALFNLAFANSQKGDFILRIEDTDQNRYTEGSEQMIFDAMHWLDLNYAEGPDVGGEYGPYRQSERFHLYGEYARKLVEQGGAYYCFCSQERLEKLRERQKAMGKAPGYDGHCRSLTPEEIQAKLDAGEPYVIRLKMPYEGETVIKDRLRGDIVFENNKIDDQVLLKADGFPTYHLANVVDDHLMGITHVIRAEEWIASTPKHIQLYKAFGWDQPEFIHMPLLRNADRTKISKRKNPVSLNWYKEQGYLKEGMINFLGLMGYSFGENREIFTLQEFIDNFNIDKVSLGGPVFDLVKLGWVNNQHMRMKDIDELTKLAIPFFQQEGFVGEEVSDHEYRALVKIVEILRESAQNLKEIAQESAVYFNDTFELPVVTEEMNKKERKSVEKLNASIEDPIGKEAIKHFVKKLEAWEKEDFTVDEAKEILHSTLDEMGEGPAKVFMPLRAVITGQARGADLYNVLFIIGKERTLARIKTMVEKYNII from the coding sequence ATGGAAAAGAAAGTAAGAACAAGAATAGCACCATCACCTACTGGAGATCCCCATGTGGGAACTGCTTATATAGCACTATTTAACTTAGCATTTGCTAATTCACAAAAAGGTGATTTTATATTAAGAATAGAGGATACAGATCAAAATAGATATACTGAAGGATCTGAGCAAATGATATTTGATGCTATGCACTGGTTAGACTTAAATTATGCAGAAGGACCAGATGTAGGTGGAGAATATGGACCATATAGACAATCAGAAAGATTCCATCTTTATGGAGAATATGCAAGAAAACTTGTAGAACAAGGTGGAGCATATTATTGCTTTTGTTCACAAGAGAGACTTGAAAAATTAAGAGAAAGACAAAAAGCTATGGGAAAAGCTCCAGGGTATGATGGACATTGTCGTTCACTAACTCCTGAAGAAATTCAAGCAAAACTTGATGCTGGAGAACCATATGTAATTAGACTTAAAATGCCTTACGAAGGTGAAACAGTTATAAAAGATAGACTTAGAGGAGATATCGTATTTGAAAATAATAAGATAGATGACCAAGTTTTATTAAAAGCAGATGGGTTCCCAACATATCACCTAGCAAATGTTGTAGATGACCATTTAATGGGAATAACTCATGTTATAAGAGCTGAAGAATGGATAGCTTCAACTCCAAAACATATTCAATTATATAAAGCTTTTGGTTGGGATCAACCAGAATTTATTCATATGCCACTTCTTAGAAATGCAGATAGAACAAAAATCTCTAAAAGAAAAAATCCTGTTTCATTAAATTGGTATAAAGAACAAGGATATCTAAAAGAAGGAATGATAAACTTCTTAGGACTTATGGGATATTCATTTGGAGAAAATAGAGAAATATTTACTCTTCAAGAATTTATAGATAACTTCAATATTGATAAAGTTTCTCTTGGTGGACCTGTATTTGACCTTGTTAAATTAGGATGGGTTAACAATCAACATATGAGAATGAAAGATATTGATGAACTAACAAAACTTGCAATTCCTTTCTTCCAACAAGAAGGATTTGTAGGAGAAGAAGTATCAGATCATGAATATAGAGCATTAGTAAAAATCGTTGAAATTTTAAGAGAAAGTGCTCAAAACTTAAAAGAAATAGCACAAGAATCAGCTGTATATTTTAATGACACATTTGAACTACCTGTAGTAACAGAAGAAATGAATAAAAAAGAAAGAAAAAGTGTAGAAAAACTAAATGCTTCAATAGAAGATCCTATTGGTAAAGAAGCAATAAAACACTTTGTAAAGAAACTTGAAGCATGGGAAAAAGAAGATTTCACAGTAGATGAAGCAAAAGAGATCTTACACTCAACATTAGATGAAATGGGTGAAGGACCAGCTAAAGTATTTATGCCTTTAAGAGCTGTAATAACAGGACAAGCTAGAGGTGCTGATCTTTATAATGTTTTATTTATCATAGGTAAAGAAAGAACACTTGCTAGAATAAAAACAATGGTAGAAAAATATAATATTATATAA
- a CDS encoding putative RNA methyltransferase, whose protein sequence is MIICPVCKEELVKEGRTFKCKNNHCFDMAKQGYTNLLLSNQKHSKMPGDDKDMVMSRRGFLEKGFYDAISNAVNNIVLENIASKEINILDIGCGEGYYTKRLAKSLKDNNITSNITGIDISKEAILAAAKSNKEIEWIVASATNIPFSDNSLDFIICMFAKIIPEEKLRTLKKDGYLIVVSTGENHLIELKRVVYDNVRTEFYSPIEDLNIFEHVKTVNCIDKVKIDSNESIRNLFDMTPYRWRSPKDGIEKLFALDNLEITIDVNIDIFKKS, encoded by the coding sequence ATGATAATATGTCCTGTTTGTAAAGAGGAATTAGTTAAAGAGGGAAGAACTTTTAAATGTAAAAATAATCATTGTTTTGATATGGCAAAACAAGGGTATACCAATCTTTTATTATCTAATCAAAAGCATAGTAAAATGCCAGGTGATGATAAAGATATGGTAATGAGTAGACGTGGATTTTTAGAAAAAGGATTTTATGATGCTATATCAAATGCTGTAAATAATATAGTATTAGAAAATATAGCTAGCAAAGAAATAAATATTCTAGATATAGGTTGTGGAGAAGGTTATTATACAAAAAGATTAGCCAAATCTTTGAAAGATAATAATATCACTAGTAATATTACAGGAATAGATATATCAAAAGAAGCTATACTAGCAGCAGCAAAAAGTAATAAAGAGATAGAGTGGATTGTTGCTAGTGCAACTAATATACCTTTTTCTGATAACTCTCTTGATTTTATTATTTGTATGTTTGCTAAAATTATACCAGAAGAAAAATTGAGAACTTTAAAAAAAGATGGGTATTTAATTGTTGTTTCAACAGGAGAAAATCATTTGATTGAATTAAAAAGAGTTGTATATGACAATGTAAGAACAGAATTTTATTCTCCAATAGAAGATTTAAATATTTTTGAGCATGTAAAAACTGTAAATTGTATAGATAAGGTGAAAATAGATAGTAATGAAAGCATAAGAAATCTTTTTGATATGACTCCGTATAGATGGAGAAGTCCAAAAGATGGTATAGAAAAATTATTTGCCTTAGATAATCTAGAAATAACAATAGATGTAAATATTGATATATTTAAAAAATCATAG
- a CDS encoding NADH-quinone oxidoreductase subunit NuoE family protein, with protein MDKKEFFKELDEFIDGLRDKKDDVKILNFVVEKLDSIPKDVQKHIADKTGLMEISIENTINFYPKFRTKVSDIKEVAVCTGMNCGPAGGQDIYNALVEILEVDKNGLSKDGKIILNKKRCFGRCPKGPNVSIYGEIYSFMTLQDVKRRLGLK; from the coding sequence ATGGATAAGAAAGAATTTTTTAAAGAATTAGATGAATTTATTGATGGATTAAGAGATAAAAAAGATGATGTAAAAATACTTAATTTCGTTGTTGAAAAATTAGACTCTATACCTAAAGATGTGCAAAAACATATTGCTGATAAGACAGGTCTTATGGAGATATCTATAGAAAATACTATAAACTTCTATCCTAAATTTAGAACTAAAGTAAGTGATATAAAAGAAGTTGCAGTGTGTACAGGTATGAATTGTGGACCAGCAGGTGGTCAAGATATATATAATGCACTTGTGGAAATTTTAGAAGTAGATAAAAATGGATTATCAAAAGATGGAAAAATAATCCTTAATAAAAAACGATGTTTTGGAAGATGTCCTAAGGGGCCTAATGTTTCAATTTATGGAGAGATATATAGCTTTATGACTCTTCAAGATGTCAAAAGAAGATTAGGACTAAAATAA
- a CDS encoding glutamate-5-semialdehyde dehydrogenase, which produces MYIENLCSAAKEAEIEIAQLSTKIKNQILLKSAKALLDNMENILKINEIDVKNAKENGVKAAFIDRLTLTPDRIKGMAQGLEEIAALNDPVGEFLYGKTLPNGLIIQQKRVPLGVIAIIFESRPNVTADAFGLCLKSGNAVVLRGGKEAINTNIAIVKIFKDVLKECGVNENAVQILEDTSHETANKLMKAHKYVDVLIPRGSARLINSVIENSTIPCIQTGIGNCHIFVDENGKIEDAINIIINAKTQRPGVCNAVETLLIHKNIAGNILPELGKQLIAKNVEIRGDETVNQYIPTSLKATEEDWATEYEDYIVAIKTVENIDEAIKHIGTYGTRHSECIITENYTNAQKFLNEIDAAAVYVNASTRFTDGGQFGFGAEIGISTQKLHARGPMGLKELTTTKYVIMGNGQVRE; this is translated from the coding sequence ATGTATATAGAAAACTTATGTTCTGCTGCTAAAGAAGCAGAAATAGAGATAGCACAATTATCAACTAAAATAAAAAATCAAATTCTATTAAAGTCTGCAAAAGCTTTATTAGATAATATGGAAAATATTTTAAAGATAAATGAAATCGATGTTAAAAATGCAAAAGAAAATGGTGTAAAAGCAGCTTTTATAGATAGATTAACTCTTACTCCTGACAGAATAAAAGGTATGGCTCAAGGTTTAGAAGAAATAGCAGCTCTTAATGATCCTGTTGGTGAATTTTTATATGGAAAAACTCTTCCTAACGGACTTATTATTCAACAAAAAAGAGTTCCTCTTGGAGTTATAGCTATAATATTTGAATCTCGTCCAAATGTTACAGCTGACGCTTTTGGGCTTTGTCTAAAAAGCGGAAATGCTGTTGTTTTAAGAGGTGGAAAAGAAGCTATTAATACTAATATTGCAATAGTTAAAATATTTAAAGATGTTTTAAAAGAATGTGGTGTCAATGAAAACGCTGTACAAATTTTAGAAGATACAAGTCATGAAACTGCAAATAAACTTATGAAAGCTCATAAATATGTAGATGTTTTAATCCCTAGAGGTAGTGCAAGACTTATAAATAGTGTTATTGAAAATAGTACTATTCCTTGCATTCAAACTGGTATTGGAAACTGTCATATATTTGTTGATGAAAATGGAAAAATTGAAGATGCAATAAATATAATTATTAATGCTAAAACACAAAGACCTGGAGTTTGTAATGCTGTTGAAACATTACTTATCCATAAAAATATAGCAGGTAATATTCTTCCAGAATTAGGAAAACAACTTATTGCTAAAAATGTTGAAATTAGAGGAGATGAAACTGTTAATCAATATATACCTACTTCTCTTAAAGCAACTGAAGAAGATTGGGCTACTGAATATGAAGATTATATAGTAGCTATAAAAACTGTTGAAAATATAGATGAAGCTATAAAACATATTGGAACATATGGAACTAGACATTCAGAATGTATAATAACTGAAAATTACACAAATGCTCAAAAATTCTTAAATGAAATTGATGCTGCTGCTGTTTATGTAAATGCGTCTACAAGATTTACAGATGGTGGACAATTTGGCTTTGGAGCTGAAATTGGTATCAGTACTCAAAAACTTCATGCTAGAGGTCCTATGGGATTAAAAGAATTAACTACTACTAAATATGTTATTATGGGAAATGGACAAGTTAGAGAATAA
- a CDS encoding HU family DNA-binding protein yields the protein MTKKEFVELFGKKAELKTKLEAERLTKVFLETLEEVLVKGDSVAFIGFGKFEAAQRAERTCINPKTREPMKVPSKTVAKFKPGKNLTEKMNPVVEKKETKKSSKGKKKTKK from the coding sequence ATGACAAAAAAAGAATTTGTGGAATTATTTGGTAAAAAAGCTGAACTAAAAACTAAATTAGAAGCAGAAAGATTAACTAAAGTTTTTTTAGAAACTCTTGAAGAAGTACTAGTAAAAGGTGATAGTGTTGCATTTATAGGATTTGGAAAATTTGAAGCTGCACAAAGAGCAGAAAGAACTTGTATCAATCCTAAAACAAGAGAACCTATGAAAGTTCCTTCAAAAACAGTTGCTAAATTTAAACCTGGTAAAAATCTTACTGAAAAGATGAATCCTGTAGTAGAAAAAAAAGAAACAAAAAAATCATCAAAAGGGAAAAAGAAAACGAAAAAATAA
- the acpS gene encoding holo-ACP synthase, which translates to MILGVGTDIIEISRIKKAIENESFLKKVYTDCERIEAEHKGINSVATYAGKFCAKEAISKALGTGIRDFKLQDIEILSDKLGKPNVYFKGELANKMKDNKIEISISHCKEYATAVALLLKGEKLNG; encoded by the coding sequence ATGATATTAGGAGTAGGGACTGATATTATTGAGATATCAAGAATAAAAAAAGCTATAGAAAATGAAAGTTTTCTAAAAAAGGTATATACAGATTGTGAAAGAATAGAAGCAGAACATAAAGGAATTAATAGTGTTGCTACTTATGCAGGAAAATTTTGTGCAAAAGAAGCGATTTCTAAGGCTTTAGGAACTGGAATACGAGATTTTAAATTACAAGATATTGAGATTTTATCTGATAAACTAGGTAAACCTAACGTATATTTTAAAGGTGAGTTAGCTAATAAAATGAAAGATAATAAAATTGAAATTTCTATATCACATTGTAAAGAATATGCTACTGCTGTAGCATTATTACTGAAAGGGGAGAAGTTAAATGGATAA
- the prfB gene encoding peptide chain release factor 2 (programmed frameshift): MDILDIKREFAEYNEKIKHIRGSLDLEKREKKIQELEKKTTEDGFWGDKRKSSAIIKEMNGEKEIVGTFKKIEKDIEDEEVLIDFVESGETDFQDELEKKHKFLGKEIDSFDTSLLLDGDYDSNNAIVTIHSGAGGTEACDWADMLYRMYSRWCAEKKYKIIELDFMPGDSVGIKSITFLVQGANAFGYLKNEKGVHRLVRISPFDANKKRHTSFASVEVMPEVDDTIEINVDPGDIRIDTYRSSGAGGQHVNMTDSAVRITHFPTGIVVTCQKERSQLNNRETAMKLLKSKLVELEMKKKEEELKKIQGEQSEIGWGNQIRSYVFQPYTLVKDHRTGVESGNIRAVMDGDLDSFINGYLRWSKTK, from the exons TTGGATATACTTGATATAAAAAGAGAGTTTGCTGAATATAATGAAAAAATAAAACATATCAGGGGGTCTCTT GACTTAGAAAAAAGAGAAAAAAAGATACAGGAGTTAGAAAAAAAGACTACTGAAGATGGATTTTGGGGAGATAAAAGAAAAAGTTCTGCTATTATAAAAGAGATGAATGGAGAAAAGGAAATAGTAGGAACTTTTAAAAAAATTGAAAAAGATATAGAAGATGAAGAAGTTTTAATAGATTTTGTTGAATCTGGAGAAACTGATTTTCAAGATGAATTAGAGAAAAAACACAAATTTTTAGGAAAAGAAATAGATAGCTTTGATACTAGTTTACTATTAGATGGAGATTATGATTCTAATAATGCTATTGTGACAATTCATTCAGGAGCAGGAGGAACAGAAGCTTGTGACTGGGCTGACATGTTATATAGAATGTATTCAAGATGGTGTGCAGAAAAAAAATATAAAATAATAGAGCTTGACTTTATGCCTGGAGATAGTGTTGGAATAAAATCTATTACTTTTCTTGTGCAAGGAGCTAATGCTTTTGGATATTTAAAAAATGAAAAAGGTGTCCATAGACTTGTAAGAATTTCACCTTTTGACGCTAATAAAAAAAGGCATACTTCTTTTGCTTCAGTAGAAGTGATGCCAGAAGTAGACGATACAATAGAAATCAATGTGGATCCTGGAGATATAAGAATAGATACATATAGATCTAGTGGAGCTGGTGGACAACACGTAAATATGACGGATTCAGCTGTTAGAATTACACACTTCCCAACAGGAATTGTAGTTACTTGTCAAAAAGAAAGATCACAACTTAACAATAGAGAAACAGCAATGAAACTTTTAAAATCTAAACTTGTTGAACTTGAGATGAAAAAGAAAGAAGAAGAGCTTAAAAAAATTCAGGGAGAGCAAAGTGAAATAGGTTGGGGAAATCAAATAAGATCATATGTTTTCCAACCTTATACACTTGTTAAAGATCATAGAACAGGTGTTGAGTCAGGAAATATAAGAGCTGTGATGGATGGGGATTTAGATAGCTTCATAAATGGATATTTGAGATGGAGCAAAACCAAATAA
- a CDS encoding glycogen debranching protein, translating to MSNLGYGFPKLGVTVTKDGVNFSIYCKNCKNVALKIYEEENLVYRFCLDSKFNRTGDIWHIFLNECTEGSLYLWEIDEHDILDPYALSFTNEDMCDKKKNIVIKRDEKNLEMHLNIPWNELIIYELHVGMFTKHFNSGVKSPGTFSGLIEKIPYLKGLGINAVELLPVYEWDSYTGRYNSKNELLKNVWGYNPINFFALTKKYTDVKNKYSFTEIQEFKNLVREFHNYGIEVILDVVYNHTAESGHGGKKYNFKLLGREEFYIFDQITGDYTNYSGCGNTFKCNRKVSKDMIIDSLKYWYLEVGVDGFRFDLASILGRNENGQWGDVSILNEIAQDPILSYAKLISESWDLGGYYVGDMPTGWSEWNGKYRDVVRKFVKGDFNQISDLIKRIFGSFDIFGRKISTPYTSINFITCHDGFTLHDLVSYNTKHNLDNGEDNKDGENINNSYNWGDEGETHDENILEIRRRQMKNFMLILFISQGVPMILMGDEMGRTQRGNNNAYCQDNLTTWVDWDLLEKNKELYEFIKNMIKLRKKYPIFQSTSYLECDDTRNGDIILHGTKLNQPDLSYHSLSIAFELLDKKNNTNFYIALNSYYNDLIFELPELQNEKWHRVVDTSCKESFKTVLEEINEKSYVVKARSSIILIRKQKQII from the coding sequence ATGTCAAATTTAGGATATGGATTTCCAAAATTAGGGGTAACAGTTACAAAAGATGGTGTTAATTTTTCAATTTATTGTAAAAATTGTAAAAATGTAGCGTTAAAAATATACGAGGAAGAAAACTTAGTATATAGATTTTGTTTGGATTCGAAATTTAATAGAACTGGGGATATATGGCATATTTTTTTAAATGAGTGCACAGAAGGAAGTTTATATTTATGGGAAATAGACGAACATGATATATTAGATCCATATGCTTTATCTTTTACAAATGAGGATATGTGTGATAAAAAGAAGAATATAGTAATAAAAAGAGATGAAAAAAATTTAGAAATGCATTTAAATATACCATGGAATGAATTAATAATCTATGAGTTACATGTGGGTATGTTTACAAAGCATTTTAATTCAGGTGTAAAATCACCTGGAACTTTTAGTGGATTAATTGAAAAAATACCTTATTTAAAAGGTCTTGGAATAAATGCTGTGGAACTATTACCAGTTTATGAATGGGATAGTTATACAGGAAGATATAATTCTAAGAATGAATTACTAAAAAATGTCTGGGGTTATAATCCAATTAATTTTTTTGCACTTACGAAAAAATATACTGATGTAAAAAATAAATATTCGTTTACTGAGATACAGGAGTTTAAAAATCTTGTAAGAGAGTTTCATAACTATGGAATAGAGGTAATTTTAGATGTAGTATATAATCATACTGCTGAAAGTGGTCATGGGGGTAAAAAGTATAATTTTAAGCTCTTAGGACGAGAAGAATTTTATATTTTTGATCAGATAACAGGTGATTATACTAATTACTCAGGATGTGGAAATACATTTAAGTGTAATAGAAAAGTTAGTAAAGATATGATAATTGATTCATTAAAGTATTGGTATCTAGAAGTTGGAGTTGATGGTTTTAGATTTGATTTAGCCTCTATTTTAGGTAGAAATGAAAATGGTCAATGGGGAGATGTATCTATATTAAATGAAATTGCTCAAGATCCTATTTTATCTTATGCAAAACTTATTTCAGAAAGTTGGGATTTAGGAGGATATTACGTTGGAGATATGCCAACTGGTTGGAGTGAATGGAATGGCAAATATAGAGATGTTGTCAGAAAATTTGTAAAAGGAGATTTTAATCAAATTTCAGATTTGATAAAGCGTATTTTTGGAAGTTTTGATATTTTTGGACGAAAAATATCTACCCCATATACAAGTATTAATTTTATAACATGTCATGATGGATTTACTTTACATGATCTTGTTAGCTATAATACAAAACATAACTTAGATAATGGTGAAGATAATAAAGATGGTGAAAATATTAATAATTCATACAATTGGGGAGATGAAGGAGAAACTCATGATGAAAATATCTTAGAGATAAGAAGAAGACAAATGAAAAATTTTATGTTAATTTTATTTATTTCACAAGGGGTACCTATGATACTTATGGGAGATGAAATGGGAAGGACTCAAAGAGGAAATAATAATGCTTATTGTCAAGATAATTTAACTACTTGGGTTGATTGGGATCTTTTAGAAAAAAATAAAGAACTATATGAATTTATTAAAAATATGATAAAACTTAGAAAAAAATATCCAATTTTTCAAAGTACTAGTTATTTAGAATGCGATGATACTAGAAATGGAGATATCATTTTACATGGAACAAAATTAAATCAACCTGATTTATCATATCATTCTTTAAGTATAGCTTTTGAATTATTAGATAAAAAAAATAATACAAACTTCTACATAGCGTTAAATTCATATTATAATGATTTAATATTTGAATTACCAGAACTACAAAATGAAAAATGGCATAGAGTAGTAGATACTTCTTGCAAAGAAAGTTTTAAAACTGTATTAGAAGAGATAAATGAAAAGTCATATGTTGTAAAAGCTAGAAGCTCAATAATATTAATAAGAAAACAAAAGCAGATTATTTAG
- the proB gene encoding glutamate 5-kinase, with translation MENNIRQRIKDSKRIVVKVGTSTLTYPNGNLNLNLINRLSWVLADLRNQDKEVILVTSGAIGVGSKSLNFEKRPTITREKQAAAAVGQVELMHIYQNFLGEYNQRVAQVLLTKEDFKAGERRTNTNNTLETLLDFGVIPIINANDTISTFEIEFSDNDRLSASVAALLQSDLLIILTDIDALYDANPKTHPEAKRIPYVEKVTDDILSMGGEKGSEFSVGGMETKLLAARTCYDHGVIMAILNGSNPLLIQDLMDQKDVGTVFDCKK, from the coding sequence ATGGAAAATAATATCAGACAGAGAATCAAAGATTCCAAAAGAATCGTTGTAAAAGTTGGTACATCAACTCTTACATATCCCAATGGAAATCTTAATCTTAATTTAATTAATAGATTATCATGGGTATTAGCAGATCTTAGAAATCAAGATAAAGAAGTTATACTAGTAACTTCTGGAGCAATTGGTGTTGGATCAAAGAGTCTTAATTTTGAAAAAAGACCTACTATAACAAGAGAAAAACAAGCTGCTGCTGCAGTTGGGCAGGTTGAACTTATGCATATTTATCAAAATTTTCTTGGAGAATACAACCAAAGAGTTGCTCAAGTTCTCCTAACTAAAGAAGATTTTAAAGCTGGTGAAAGAAGAACAAATACTAATAATACTTTAGAAACTCTATTAGACTTTGGAGTTATTCCAATAATAAATGCAAATGATACAATTTCAACATTTGAAATTGAATTTAGTGATAATGATAGATTATCAGCTAGTGTTGCAGCATTATTGCAATCTGACTTATTAATCATTCTTACTGACATTGATGCTTTATATGATGCAAATCCTAAAACTCACCCTGAAGCTAAAAGAATTCCATATGTAGAAAAAGTTACTGATGACATTTTATCTATGGGTGGAGAAAAAGGTAGCGAATTTAGCGTAGGTGGAATGGAAACAAAGCTTTTAGCTGCTAGAACTTGCTATGATCATGGGGTTATTATGGCAATTTTAAATGGTTCTAATCCCCTATTAATACAAGATTTAATGGATCAAAAAGACGTAGGAACAGTTTTTGACTGCAAAAAATAG